In a single window of the Chloroflexota bacterium genome:
- a CDS encoding alpha/beta fold hydrolase: protein MELFDLGDFPLLSGYTLPGAKLSYTTLGTLSPAKDNAVLFPHFLGGGPDALAAWIGEGRALDPSKYFFILPGQFGNGVSTSPSNAPPPFDRGAFPACQFADDVIAQHKLVTEQFGISELQLVLGWSTGGLQTYEWAVRYASMVRRVAAIATAPKPSPWTRLWLFTLIEEPHTSDPAYDRGFYADKSLMHAGLRRQAHGTALTLPPHGFYRDELWRNLGFSSLDDFISRFWEAFWLPQDPNDLIVQARKARAADPCHGGDLTEALARITAKTKVIAFTGDPMFPPDEGKADAAKIRGASFAQIDSIYGHLATFQLSGDDVKAVEAELAALLAS from the coding sequence ATGGAGCTGTTCGACCTCGGTGACTTTCCGCTGCTCTCGGGATACACGCTGCCGGGCGCCAAGCTCTCGTACACCACGCTCGGGACGCTCAGCCCGGCGAAAGACAACGCCGTTCTGTTCCCGCACTTTCTCGGCGGCGGCCCCGACGCGCTGGCCGCGTGGATCGGCGAAGGGCGGGCGCTCGACCCGAGCAAGTACTTCTTCATTCTGCCGGGCCAGTTCGGCAACGGCGTCTCGACCTCGCCCAGCAACGCGCCGCCGCCGTTCGACCGTGGGGCGTTCCCGGCCTGCCAGTTCGCGGACGACGTGATCGCGCAGCACAAGCTGGTCACCGAGCAGTTCGGGATCAGCGAACTGCAACTAGTGCTCGGCTGGTCAACCGGCGGCCTCCAGACCTACGAGTGGGCCGTCCGCTACGCGTCGATGGTCAGGCGGGTGGCCGCCATCGCCACCGCGCCGAAGCCGTCCCCGTGGACCCGCCTCTGGCTGTTCACGCTGATCGAGGAGCCCCACACGTCGGACCCGGCCTACGACCGAGGGTTCTACGCCGACAAGAGCCTGATGCATGCCGGCTTGCGACGGCAGGCCCACGGGACGGCTTTGACGCTGCCGCCGCACGGCTTCTACCGCGATGAGCTGTGGCGGAACCTCGGGTTCTCCTCGCTGGACGACTTCATCTCGCGGTTCTGGGAGGCGTTCTGGCTGCCCCAGGATCCGAACGACCTGATCGTGCAGGCGCGCAAGGCGCGGGCGGCTGACCCCTGCCACGGCGGCGACCTGACCGAGGCGCTGGCGAGGATCACGGCGAAGACGAAGGTCATCGCCTTCACCGGCGACCCGATGTTCCCGCCGGACGAGGGCAAGGCTGACGCCGCGAAGATCCGCGGGGCCAGTTTCGCCCAGATCGACAGCATCTACGGGCACCTTGCGACCTTTCAGCTCAGCGGCGACGACGTGAAGGCCGTCGAGGCGGAACTGGCTGCGCTGCTGGCGTCCTAG
- a CDS encoding GMC family oxidoreductase N-terminal domain-containing protein — MADANSFDYVIVGSGPGGSTLAYRLGEDPDVKILVLEAGGKAIESAMSPAIQSPFRWNELLLTELDWAYNGVPQPGLAGRQVYSAAGRGTGGSSMVYHMMHVRARPADLDSWAYHGATGWSYQETLPYYQKLENQLDDTNPTAGKGGPITVVNAKDTGNPVSQSWLDACVELGYPLIDDFNASLFGAGWHHLDMKDGQRGGVLTSYLLPALARGNVTVRTGALATGLVIENGKCVGVQYVADGQTQIVRAEREVVVACGAIESPKLLMLSGIGDPAHLKEVGIGVNVELPGVGKNFHDHPLLIGPIGMMDRPGPDPRGNMTEVGLFWPSVQGMPVPDLEICLVHRAPFGQAFFENVVKRVQTGQPVKSATQLVDPHVVLTLPGLVQPLSRGAITLRGSDPSVYPNVDANYFAESWDVDRMVQMVKIGREIYASNAFKAWGMQEVAPGPSVASDADLRDWVTNNVGSYYHFVGSCKMGVDSLAVVDPSLKVRGVDGVRVVDGSVMPSIPAANTHTTIVMIAEKAADLIKSGK, encoded by the coding sequence GTGGCAGACGCGAACAGCTTCGACTATGTGATCGTCGGCTCGGGGCCGGGTGGCTCGACGCTGGCCTATCGCCTGGGTGAGGATCCGGACGTCAAGATCCTGGTGCTCGAAGCCGGCGGCAAGGCCATTGAGAGCGCGATGTCGCCGGCGATCCAGTCGCCGTTTCGCTGGAACGAGCTGCTGCTGACCGAGCTGGACTGGGCCTACAACGGCGTGCCGCAGCCCGGACTGGCCGGCCGGCAGGTCTACTCGGCGGCCGGGCGCGGCACCGGCGGCAGCTCGATGGTCTACCACATGATGCACGTCCGCGCCCGGCCGGCAGACCTCGATAGCTGGGCCTACCACGGCGCGACCGGTTGGAGCTATCAGGAGACGCTGCCGTACTACCAGAAGCTGGAGAACCAGCTCGACGATACCAACCCGACGGCCGGCAAGGGCGGTCCCATCACCGTCGTCAATGCGAAGGACACCGGCAACCCGGTCTCCCAGAGCTGGCTGGATGCCTGCGTCGAGCTGGGCTACCCGCTGATCGACGACTTCAACGCCTCGCTGTTCGGGGCCGGCTGGCACCACCTCGACATGAAGGACGGCCAGCGGGGCGGCGTCCTGACCTCGTATCTGCTGCCGGCCCTGGCGCGGGGCAACGTCACGGTGCGGACCGGCGCGCTCGCGACCGGCCTCGTCATCGAGAACGGGAAGTGCGTCGGCGTCCAGTACGTCGCGGACGGGCAGACGCAGATCGTGCGGGCTGAGCGCGAGGTGGTGGTGGCGTGCGGCGCGATTGAGTCGCCCAAGCTGCTGATGCTCTCGGGTATCGGCGACCCGGCTCACCTGAAGGAGGTCGGCATCGGGGTCAACGTCGAGTTGCCGGGCGTCGGCAAGAACTTCCACGATCACCCGCTGCTGATCGGCCCCATCGGGATGATGGACAGGCCCGGCCCGGACCCGCGGGGCAACATGACGGAGGTCGGGCTGTTCTGGCCGTCCGTCCAGGGCATGCCGGTGCCCGACCTTGAGATCTGCCTCGTGCACCGCGCGCCGTTCGGGCAGGCATTCTTCGAGAACGTCGTGAAGCGAGTGCAGACCGGTCAGCCCGTCAAGTCGGCCACGCAGCTGGTGGACCCACACGTCGTGCTGACGCTGCCCGGGCTGGTGCAGCCGCTCTCGCGCGGGGCGATCACCCTCCGCGGCAGCGATCCGTCCGTCTACCCGAACGTCGATGCGAACTACTTCGCCGAGTCCTGGGATGTGGACCGGATGGTCCAGATGGTGAAGATCGGCCGCGAGATCTACGCCAGCAACGCCTTCAAGGCGTGGGGCATGCAGGAGGTCGCGCCAGGACCGAGCGTGGCCTCGGACGCCGATCTGCGTGACTGGGTGACCAACAACGTCGGGTCGTACTACCACTTTGTCGGCTCGTGCAAGATGGGCGTCGACAGCCTGGCGGTGGTGGACCCGTCGCTGAAGGTGCGCGGAGTGGACGGCGTGCGGGTCGTGGACGGCTCGGTGATGCCGTCGATCCCGGCCGCCAACACCCACACGACCATCGTGATGATCGCGGAGAAGGCCGCCGACCTGATCAAGTCCGGGAAGTAG
- a CDS encoding MFS transporter produces MAFWPLRRPTLGPLEPWQRNQYIVVLTVALAHIAFDLTQPFIPLYVFELGITDLDEASFWSGVIVGIGPLMGSIMGPFWGSLADKYGRKPMVLRALVMIGVLQVAIAFVTDIYTLVGLRVVMGIFAGFTPMAMALAIAIGPRDKMAHAIGLVQAATFLPLAIGPTIGGVLSDTYGLRFNFMLTGVLLLAPAALLYFMVQENSYGEPVRKGTSGAEKVDDGERGSFFSLLALPGFGAALAILFLTRFTDRALTPVIPLYLLKLDTPASQLATITGFVVAAGAIAAAGSSVLYGKWARPGNTRKLLMLALAGGALFSGLISFVGGWGEVALLRIGLGLLAGGSMSLAYTLGATLAPASRSGLTLSTLSSCGQLGGALAPIAAGAIGGVSLAAVFVTNAVAYLVALGLSALPSVARATAKTADERAPVAS; encoded by the coding sequence TTGGCCTTCTGGCCGCTTCGTCGCCCGACGCTCGGGCCGCTCGAACCGTGGCAGCGCAACCAGTACATCGTCGTCCTCACGGTGGCGCTCGCGCACATCGCGTTCGACCTGACCCAGCCGTTCATCCCGCTCTACGTCTTCGAGCTTGGCATCACCGACCTTGACGAGGCCTCGTTCTGGTCGGGCGTGATCGTCGGGATTGGGCCGCTGATGGGCTCGATCATGGGGCCGTTCTGGGGCTCCCTGGCCGACAAGTACGGGCGCAAGCCGATGGTGCTGCGCGCCCTGGTGATGATCGGCGTGCTCCAGGTCGCCATCGCGTTCGTGACCGACATCTATACGCTGGTCGGCCTGCGGGTCGTCATGGGCATCTTCGCCGGCTTCACCCCGATGGCGATGGCCCTGGCGATCGCCATCGGCCCACGCGACAAGATGGCCCATGCTATCGGGCTGGTGCAGGCGGCGACGTTCCTGCCGCTCGCCATTGGCCCGACCATCGGGGGCGTCCTCTCCGACACCTACGGCCTGCGGTTCAACTTCATGCTGACGGGCGTGCTGCTGCTGGCCCCGGCCGCGCTGCTCTACTTCATGGTGCAGGAGAACAGCTACGGCGAGCCGGTCAGGAAGGGGACGAGCGGCGCGGAGAAAGTGGATGACGGCGAGCGCGGCTCGTTCTTCTCGCTGCTGGCACTGCCCGGCTTCGGTGCGGCCCTCGCCATCCTCTTCCTGACGCGCTTCACGGATCGTGCGCTGACGCCAGTCATCCCGCTCTACCTGCTGAAGCTCGACACGCCGGCCAGTCAGCTCGCGACGATCACCGGCTTCGTCGTCGCGGCGGGCGCTATCGCGGCGGCCGGCTCCTCGGTGCTGTACGGCAAGTGGGCACGGCCCGGGAATACCCGAAAGCTGCTGATGCTGGCGCTGGCCGGTGGCGCGCTGTTCTCGGGGTTGATCTCGTTCGTCGGCGGCTGGGGTGAGGTCGCGCTGCTGCGGATCGGGCTGGGGTTGCTGGCCGGCGGCAGCATGAGCCTCGCCTACACCCTCGGAGCGACGCTCGCGCCGGCCTCGCGGTCGGGCCTGACGCTCTCGACGCTGTCAAGCTGCGGCCAGCTTGGCGGCGCGCTCGCCCCCATCGCCGCCGGGGCGATTGGCGGCGTCAGTCTGGCGGCCGTTTTCGTCACCAACGCGGTGGCCTATCTGGTGGCGCTGGGCCTGTCGGCGCTGCCGTCTGTGGCGCGTGCCACCGCGAAGACGGCCGACGAGCGTGCTCCCGTTGCGTCCTGA
- a CDS encoding ABC-2 family transporter protein, translated as MGTAAHRYWRVYWACLRNCLARELEFRSSFAFSAGSTVLWAVFSMLLAGLVFSNVREVAGWDLNRMFVLTGSFLIVEGLSSALFEKNMQRLSDMVNKGELDFVLIRPISSQFLVSIRYVDFGDLPTALVGIGYVVVGVGRLGITPGPLEIAAYLLMLASALLALYALWFMAVTLVLWTGRINNISAVMPPFISMARMPSDIYRGLAKPLLTYGLPIAAIATLPAKALLGVLEPTALPYQVALTLALLWLSSRFWRYSLRRYTSASS; from the coding sequence GTGGGGACAGCCGCCCACCGCTACTGGCGCGTCTACTGGGCCTGCCTTCGCAACTGCCTCGCCCGAGAGCTGGAGTTCCGCAGCAGCTTCGCGTTCAGCGCCGGCTCGACGGTTCTCTGGGCCGTCTTCTCGATGCTGTTGGCCGGACTGGTCTTCTCGAATGTGCGCGAGGTGGCCGGCTGGGACCTCAACCGCATGTTCGTGCTGACAGGCTCGTTCCTGATCGTGGAAGGCCTCAGCTCGGCGCTGTTCGAGAAGAACATGCAGCGGCTCTCGGACATGGTCAACAAGGGAGAGCTGGACTTCGTGCTGATCCGGCCGATCTCCAGCCAGTTCCTGGTGTCCATACGTTACGTCGACTTCGGCGACCTCCCGACCGCCCTGGTGGGCATCGGCTACGTTGTCGTCGGCGTGGGACGGCTCGGGATCACGCCGGGGCCGCTGGAGATCGCGGCCTACCTGCTGATGCTGGCGTCGGCCTTGCTCGCGCTGTACGCACTGTGGTTCATGGCGGTCACGCTGGTGCTCTGGACGGGCCGGATCAACAACATCTCGGCGGTGATGCCGCCGTTCATCTCGATGGCCCGCATGCCGAGCGATATCTACCGTGGCCTGGCAAAGCCACTGCTGACCTACGGGCTGCCCATCGCCGCCATCGCGACGCTGCCGGCCAAGGCCCTGCTCGGGGTGCTGGAGCCGACGGCCCTGCCGTACCAGGTGGCGCTGACGCTGGCGCTGCTGTGGCTGTCGAGTCGCTTCTGGCGCTACTCGCTTCGGCGGTACACCAGCGCCAGCAGCTAG
- a CDS encoding ABC-2 family transporter protein, translated as MRLYLVLARMAVADAIQYRVESSIYFLYEILPPVMMAFMWLAAYESQSTVAGFTLGEMLAYTLGVMALRGTVSVHVEWALDHEIRQGLLSTHLMRPMNYWAYLLVDALAWRSIRMALSIPLLLGSVVLLGPWLGEVAIAWDRLPALLVSVVLAFVVCFFLKLCVGFIGFWTNDIVGITTLYEVVASVLGGILIPIALLPEWAQTVARLLPIQAIYATPLAIMLGKSEGADPLTGILLQLGWIVVLWGLATVLWRAGLRQYESVGG; from the coding sequence ATGCGGCTGTACCTCGTCCTGGCCCGCATGGCCGTGGCCGACGCGATCCAGTATCGCGTTGAATCGTCGATCTACTTCCTGTACGAGATTCTGCCGCCGGTCATGATGGCCTTCATGTGGCTGGCGGCCTACGAGAGCCAGTCCACGGTGGCCGGCTTCACCCTGGGCGAGATGCTGGCCTACACTCTGGGCGTCATGGCCTTGCGCGGCACCGTCAGCGTCCACGTCGAGTGGGCGCTCGACCACGAGATCCGCCAGGGGCTGCTCTCGACCCACCTGATGCGCCCGATGAACTACTGGGCCTACCTGCTGGTGGACGCGCTGGCGTGGCGCTCGATCCGCATGGCGCTGTCGATCCCGCTGCTGCTCGGATCGGTGGTGCTGCTTGGGCCGTGGCTCGGGGAAGTCGCCATCGCCTGGGATCGCCTGCCGGCGCTCCTGGTCAGCGTGGTGCTGGCGTTTGTCGTGTGCTTCTTCCTGAAGCTGTGCGTCGGCTTCATCGGCTTCTGGACGAACGATATCGTCGGGATCACCACGCTGTACGAGGTCGTGGCAAGCGTCCTGGGCGGCATCCTGATCCCCATCGCGCTCCTCCCCGAGTGGGCGCAGACCGTGGCGCGGCTGCTGCCGATCCAGGCGATCTACGCCACGCCGCTGGCGATCATGCTCGGCAAGAGCGAGGGCGCCGATCCGCTGACCGGCATCCTGCTGCAACTCGGATGGATCGTCGTGCTGTGGGGACTGGCGACGGTGCTCTGGCGGGCCGGCCTGCGCCAGTACGAGTCGGTCGGCGGGTAG
- a CDS encoding ATP-binding cassette domain-containing protein — protein MSAHADQPTPANHPDARGDASIVAHDLTKVYRVQRKPPGLLASVRAVFSRTYSDVRAVDGVSLTIQRGELVGFLGPNGAGKTTTLKMMAGLLEPTGGTVRVLGHEPFKREHQFQRRFALILGQKNQLWWDLPASESFLLNKEIYGVPDAEYRRTLDELSDLLDLRPLLDVQVRKLSLGERMKCELAAALLHRPDVLFLDEPTIGLDVVMQQKIRQFIGEYQRKNRATILLTSHYMDDVKALCERVVVIDQGRVIYDGALRELTRRFGDVRLLTLDLEAAVTRETLVSLTAGGEIVHWEPNKVSVRVPREAVTATAARLLASLQVRDLAIQEPEVEDVIRSLFSGELREPNSAASIAAGPLPTAVS, from the coding sequence ATGTCCGCTCACGCCGACCAGCCCACGCCCGCCAACCACCCGGACGCCAGGGGCGACGCGAGCATCGTGGCCCACGATCTGACGAAGGTGTACCGCGTCCAGCGCAAGCCGCCGGGCCTGCTCGCCTCGGTCAGGGCGGTCTTCTCGCGGACGTACAGCGACGTGCGGGCGGTGGACGGCGTCAGCCTGACCATTCAGCGTGGCGAGCTGGTCGGGTTTCTCGGGCCGAACGGGGCCGGCAAGACCACCACGCTCAAGATGATGGCCGGCCTGCTGGAGCCGACCGGCGGGACGGTCCGTGTGCTCGGCCACGAGCCGTTCAAGCGCGAGCATCAGTTTCAGCGCCGGTTCGCGCTGATCCTCGGCCAGAAGAATCAGCTGTGGTGGGATCTGCCAGCATCTGAGTCGTTCCTGCTCAACAAGGAGATCTACGGCGTGCCCGACGCCGAGTACCGCCGCACCCTGGATGAGCTGTCCGACCTGCTGGACTTGCGCCCGCTGCTGGATGTCCAGGTACGCAAGCTCTCGCTGGGCGAGCGGATGAAATGCGAGCTGGCAGCGGCCCTGCTGCACCGTCCCGACGTGCTGTTCCTGGATGAGCCGACCATTGGGCTGGACGTGGTGATGCAGCAGAAGATCCGCCAGTTCATCGGCGAGTATCAGCGGAAGAACCGTGCCACCATCCTGCTGACCAGTCACTACATGGACGATGTGAAAGCGCTCTGTGAGCGGGTGGTGGTGATCGACCAGGGGCGGGTGATCTACGACGGCGCACTGCGCGAGCTGACCCGTCGATTCGGCGACGTGCGGCTGTTGACGCTGGACCTTGAGGCCGCCGTCACCCGCGAGACGCTGGTGTCGCTCACGGCCGGCGGCGAGATCGTCCACTGGGAGCCGAACAAGGTGTCGGTGCGGGTGCCGCGCGAGGCGGTAACGGCGACGGCGGCACGGCTGCTGGCGAGCCTCCAGGTCCGTGACCTCGCGATCCAGGAGCCGGAAGTCGAGGACGTGATCCGCAGCCTCTTCAGCGGCGAGCTGCGTGAGCCGAATTCGGCAGCGTCGATTGCAGCCGGGCCGCTCCCCACCGCTGTGAGCTGA
- a CDS encoding zinc-ribbon domain containing protein → MSFADKTLTCRDCANSFVFSSGEQAFFAERGLLNQPQRCHQCRANRRRERQGEAPRELHQVPCAECGSIALVPFLPRLDRPVYCSTCFDKVRPMAQV, encoded by the coding sequence GTGAGCTTCGCTGACAAGACGCTGACCTGCCGAGACTGTGCCAATTCGTTCGTGTTTTCTTCGGGGGAGCAGGCGTTCTTTGCCGAGCGCGGACTACTGAACCAGCCGCAGCGCTGCCACCAGTGTCGTGCCAATCGTCGCCGCGAGCGCCAGGGCGAAGCGCCGCGAGAGCTGCACCAGGTGCCGTGCGCCGAGTGCGGCTCGATCGCACTCGTGCCATTCCTCCCGAGGCTGGACCGGCCGGTCTACTGCAGCACCTGTTTCGACAAGGTGCGCCCGATGGCCCAGGTCTGA
- a CDS encoding DUF2079 domain-containing protein, with amino-acid sequence MGWPSGLGRQGQPTRGPDCPYRAGAIAVQPALSTAHDAGVADAGSVVERTPRWRSACAPALPSILIALVWIGYASANSILEIQTFNSTSRDIGVYLQMLWGAGHGRPFLTTLLESNRVHLAEHLALLLPVLGPLYALKPDPRWLFVAQTTVLALAATPIYLLARRRLGGVCLPTLFVAGYFLMPTVTEVAFDAFYPIAWTALPLSFAAYFFLTDRIRPGVALALLAIPMEEEAGLAVLGLGIFLALRRGQRRIGLALAAFSLLWLGLVAMVAMPRFHEPSTLPSSGENRSVDHFAQLRQHPAETLLDLALVRTPRAIRWLIAPTGGLPLLAPHVLIIDAPQAATLLLADKGERFRRHWSSPLLPTIWLSAVVGFSLLRGRWLRAAGVAALIAGTLSCYLLDSNLPLGGDYDPNDLAWSDRAEQHAYLVERLPAGVSTVSSRRALGSVADRAEVYVFPPSYAGKLWPPERRPGAYLLDLSNDGTWEALVGRQSPLRASRPYAIWLAGPEAMLLLDRPPEPSQVLDRDVGGVRLHGYDRRVAGDTLELTLHWQGTAKVGRLTRTAQVILNGPGGPQTLTERGSVLDDLWPTDLWQPGQIVLERLRFPSGDAESARLVVGWDDGQGRSAPSEIPLGRLR; translated from the coding sequence GTGGGCTGGCCGTCCGGTCTCGGCCGCCAGGGGCAGCCGACGCGCGGCCCAGATTGCCCCTATCGAGCTGGTGCCATCGCCGTTCAGCCTGCCCTCTCCACCGCGCACGATGCTGGCGTCGCCGATGCCGGCTCGGTCGTCGAGCGCACGCCGCGGTGGCGCTCGGCCTGCGCGCCGGCGCTCCCGTCGATCCTGATCGCGCTGGTCTGGATCGGGTACGCCTCGGCCAACTCGATTCTTGAGATCCAGACGTTCAACAGCACCTCGCGCGACATCGGCGTGTACCTGCAGATGCTCTGGGGCGCGGGCCACGGCCGCCCGTTCCTGACCACGCTGCTCGAATCGAACCGGGTACATCTCGCCGAGCATCTCGCGCTGCTGCTGCCGGTGCTCGGGCCGCTCTACGCGCTGAAGCCCGATCCGCGCTGGCTGTTCGTGGCCCAGACGACGGTGCTCGCGCTGGCGGCCACGCCGATCTACCTGCTGGCCCGTCGCAGGCTCGGCGGAGTCTGCCTGCCAACCCTCTTCGTGGCCGGCTACTTCCTGATGCCGACCGTCACCGAGGTCGCCTTCGACGCCTTCTACCCGATTGCCTGGACCGCCCTGCCGCTCAGCTTCGCGGCCTACTTCTTCCTGACGGATCGGATACGGCCCGGAGTTGCCCTGGCCCTCCTGGCCATCCCGATGGAGGAGGAGGCCGGGCTTGCCGTGCTCGGGCTGGGCATCTTCCTGGCGCTGCGGCGTGGTCAGCGTCGGATCGGGCTGGCGCTCGCGGCGTTCTCGCTGCTCTGGCTGGGACTGGTGGCGATGGTCGCGATGCCCCGCTTCCACGAGCCATCCACCCTGCCATCGTCGGGCGAGAATCGGTCGGTGGATCACTTCGCGCAACTGCGGCAGCACCCGGCCGAGACTTTGCTCGACCTTGCCCTGGTCCGCACGCCCCGCGCCATTCGCTGGCTGATCGCGCCGACGGGCGGGCTGCCACTGCTGGCGCCGCACGTCCTGATCATCGACGCTCCGCAGGCGGCAACGCTCTTGCTGGCCGACAAGGGCGAACGATTCCGCCGACACTGGTCGTCGCCATTGCTGCCGACGATCTGGCTCTCGGCGGTCGTCGGCTTCTCGTTGTTGCGAGGACGCTGGCTCAGAGCGGCCGGCGTGGCGGCGCTGATCGCCGGGACGCTCTCCTGCTATCTGCTCGACAGCAACCTGCCGCTCGGCGGCGACTACGATCCCAATGACCTCGCCTGGTCTGACCGGGCCGAGCAGCACGCCTACCTTGTCGAGCGGCTGCCGGCCGGCGTCTCGACCGTCTCCAGCCGCCGCGCCCTGGGCAGCGTCGCCGACCGCGCCGAGGTGTACGTCTTCCCGCCCAGCTACGCCGGCAAGCTCTGGCCGCCCGAGCGCCGCCCTGGAGCGTACCTGCTGGACCTCTCCAACGATGGCACCTGGGAGGCGCTTGTCGGGCGGCAGAGTCCGCTCCGCGCCAGCCGTCCCTACGCGATCTGGCTGGCCGGCCCGGAGGCGATGTTGCTGCTGGACCGTCCGCCAGAGCCGTCGCAGGTACTCGACCGGGACGTGGGTGGCGTGCGGCTGCACGGCTACGACCGCCGCGTCGCTGGCGACACGCTGGAGCTGACGCTCCACTGGCAGGGCACGGCGAAGGTCGGTCGGCTGACGCGGACGGCGCAGGTGATCTTGAACGGCCCGGGCGGCCCGCAGACGCTGACGGAGCGAGGCTCGGTC